Proteins encoded together in one Verrucomicrobiia bacterium window:
- a CDS encoding biopolymer transporter ExbD: MRRPSNRGKRYGHLPELGEINVMPLVDLFMQLFIAVIIFFPLVEYGMNINLPKGTTDQIKREQTRTLSVDKRGKIYLNDVALSPAQLRGELAKLGQSEPPITILVKADEVNNYGAVMEILKELHTAKITRIALLTAEESPPKLARR; encoded by the coding sequence ATGAGACGTCCCTCGAATCGCGGAAAGCGCTACGGACACCTGCCCGAGCTGGGCGAGATCAACGTCATGCCGCTCGTGGATCTGTTCATGCAGCTCTTCATCGCGGTGATTATTTTTTTCCCCCTGGTCGAGTATGGCATGAATATCAATTTGCCGAAGGGCACCACCGACCAGATCAAGCGCGAGCAGACGCGCACTCTCTCCGTGGACAAACGGGGGAAGATCTACCTGAACGACGTTGCGCTGTCCCCCGCGCAACTGCGCGGTGAGCTGGCGAAATTGGGCCAGTCTGAGCCGCCGATCACGATCCTCGTCAAGGCCGATGAAGTGAACAATTACGGCGCCGTCATGGAAATCCTCAAGGAGTTGCACACCGCCAAGATCACACGCATCGCGCTCCTGACGGCAGAAGAATCACCACCGAAATTAGCGCGGAGATGA
- a CDS encoding pitrilysin family protein, with translation MFNITQLPSGVRVATAEMPHMDSVTLGVWVGVGGRYESARLSGASHFIEHLLFKGTRRRSARQISQTVEGVGGYLNAFTGEETTCYYAKASHVHFDTLLDVLADMYLHSRFAVAEIDKERGVIKEELLMYHDQPDHYVHELLSETLWPGHPLGRSLTGTVKSLDGMDRGGLLGFKQKKYVAANTVVAVAGHCEHDDIVQRVEKTLLLPRNGHSPVFEPVHEAQRGPRLRFFTKNCEQSHLAIGIRGYSRHDPRRYALKSLSVILGENMSSRLFQVIRERHGLAYSIQSSTNYLSDTGALLISAGLDTKRLHRALALILTELRKISRQPPSAIELQRAKDYAIGQMRLGLESTANRMMWLGEHLLAYGTIQTPAEVERHITGVTATDVQKAAADIFRNNRLNVAVITPSKDEKAVSSLLSF, from the coding sequence GTGTTTAATATCACACAACTTCCCAGCGGCGTGCGCGTCGCCACCGCCGAGATGCCGCACATGGACAGCGTCACGCTGGGCGTGTGGGTGGGCGTGGGTGGCCGCTATGAATCCGCCCGCTTGAGCGGCGCTTCACATTTCATCGAGCATCTACTCTTCAAAGGCACGCGCCGCCGCAGCGCCAGGCAAATCAGCCAGACGGTCGAGGGAGTTGGCGGTTACCTCAATGCGTTCACGGGCGAGGAAACCACCTGCTACTACGCGAAGGCCAGCCACGTCCATTTCGATACCTTGCTCGATGTGCTCGCGGATATGTATCTGCATTCCCGCTTCGCGGTCGCCGAGATTGATAAGGAACGTGGTGTGATCAAAGAAGAGCTGCTGATGTATCACGACCAGCCCGACCATTACGTGCATGAACTGCTCAGCGAGACGCTGTGGCCCGGACATCCGCTCGGCCGCTCCCTGACCGGCACGGTCAAATCGCTCGACGGCATGGATCGTGGCGGGCTCCTCGGATTCAAGCAGAAGAAATACGTGGCCGCCAACACAGTCGTGGCGGTCGCCGGTCACTGTGAGCATGACGACATTGTCCAGCGCGTTGAAAAGACTCTACTGCTGCCGAGGAATGGCCACTCGCCGGTCTTCGAGCCGGTGCATGAAGCGCAGCGCGGGCCGCGCCTCCGCTTTTTCACCAAAAACTGCGAGCAGTCCCACCTCGCCATCGGGATTCGCGGTTACTCACGCCACGACCCACGTCGCTACGCCTTGAAATCGCTCAGCGTCATCCTCGGTGAGAACATGAGCTCGCGCCTTTTTCAAGTGATCCGCGAACGGCACGGGCTGGCCTACTCCATCCAATCGTCGACAAATTATCTCTCCGATACCGGCGCGCTGCTGATCTCCGCGGGGCTGGATACGAAGCGATTGCACCGGGCGCTCGCGTTGATACTCACGGAGCTGCGCAAGATTTCCCGGCAGCCGCCATCCGCAATCGAGTTGCAGCGCGCAAAGGATTATGCCATTGGCCAGATGCGACTGGGTTTGGAGAGCACTGCGAACCGTATGATGTGGCTGGGTGAACACCTGCTCGCGTACGGCACGATCCAAACGCCGGCCGAAGTCGAGCGGCACATCACCGGGGTCACGGCGACCGATGTACAAAAGGCTGCGGCGGACATCTTTCGAAACAATCGCCTCAACGTCGCCGTCATCACGCCAAGCAAGGACGAAAAAGCGGTCAGTTCCCTGTTGTCGTTCTGA
- a CDS encoding MotA/TolQ/ExbB proton channel family protein, which produces MNAVLAAGGILYIFGQADLPGKVIVVVLCLGSAFTWSVMLTKWQQLRRARGTGDSFLAQFRRERDPLHLFINNYEVADCPLYNIYRMGAEEVSSQFGNGSNPRKVAGGYKAFGGTGTTTLAAVDTDVSLSERTVVNLDTLRGALGRAIDGEVMKLESQVSVLSTAVTAGPFLGLLGSSWGVMSVFAAIGEYGTVRLGAVAPGISAALLATVVGLLVAVPSLFAYNWLAQRIRHATMEMESFADEFANAVEHNYVTN; this is translated from the coding sequence ATGAATGCCGTTCTCGCAGCCGGGGGCATCTTGTACATTTTTGGACAAGCTGACCTGCCCGGCAAAGTAATCGTTGTGGTGTTGTGTCTTGGCTCGGCCTTTACCTGGTCGGTCATGCTCACCAAGTGGCAGCAACTTCGCCGCGCGCGTGGCACGGGCGACTCGTTTTTGGCGCAGTTCCGTCGCGAGCGCGACCCGCTGCATCTTTTCATCAATAATTACGAAGTAGCGGACTGCCCGCTTTACAACATCTACCGCATGGGCGCGGAGGAAGTTTCCTCGCAGTTCGGGAACGGTAGTAATCCCCGGAAGGTCGCCGGCGGCTATAAGGCGTTTGGCGGGACCGGCACAACGACGCTTGCGGCAGTCGATACCGACGTCAGCCTCTCCGAGCGAACCGTTGTGAACCTCGATACGCTGCGCGGCGCACTCGGCCGCGCAATCGATGGCGAAGTAATGAAGCTCGAATCGCAGGTTAGCGTGCTCTCCACCGCCGTGACAGCCGGTCCGTTTCTCGGGTTGCTTGGCAGTTCATGGGGTGTGATGAGCGTGTTTGCCGCGATCGGCGAGTACGGGACTGTGCGTCTCGGCGCGGTGGCACCGGGTATTTCGGCGGCGTTGCTGGCCACGGTCGTCGGCTTGCTGGTGGCAGTCCCCTCGCTGTTTGCCTATAACTGGCTCGCGCAACGAATTCGGCACGCCACGATGGAAATGGAAAGCTTTGCCGACGAATTCGCAAATGCCGTCGAGCATAACTACGTGACGAACTGA
- the radC gene encoding DNA repair protein RadC, with amino-acid sequence MPEGERPRERLKLRGAAALTEAELVAILLRTGMKGISVVELSQQILREFGSLEGLARTPLEAIAKIKGVGETKAIQLKAAFELARRLSDSSRGKQRIVSSPEDAAAVMREDMRSLDREEFRVLLLNTKNALIKKCEVSRGSLNASIVEPREVFKDAIAASAASMILVHNHPSGDPTPSSEDIAVTKRLVKAGDLLNIAVLDHIILGHRNTKRDLDFVSLKEMGLM; translated from the coding sequence ATGCCCGAAGGAGAACGCCCTCGGGAACGACTGAAACTCCGTGGTGCGGCGGCACTCACTGAAGCCGAACTGGTCGCGATCCTGTTGCGGACAGGAATGAAAGGCATCTCCGTTGTTGAACTCTCCCAACAAATTCTCCGGGAGTTTGGTTCATTGGAGGGATTGGCTCGGACTCCTCTCGAGGCCATCGCGAAAATCAAAGGCGTCGGCGAGACGAAAGCCATCCAACTGAAAGCCGCCTTCGAGTTGGCACGCCGTCTCAGCGATTCTTCACGCGGGAAACAGCGGATTGTCAGTTCCCCGGAAGACGCCGCCGCCGTGATGCGCGAAGACATGCGCAGTCTCGACCGCGAAGAGTTTCGGGTGCTCCTGCTCAACACGAAGAACGCCCTCATCAAGAAATGCGAGGTGTCGCGAGGCTCACTCAACGCGAGCATCGTCGAGCCCCGCGAAGTCTTCAAGGACGCCATCGCCGCTTCCGCCGCGTCGATGATCCTCGTGCACAATCACCCCAGCGGCGACCCGACTCCCAGCAGCGAAGACATCGCCGTCACCAAGCGCCTCGTCAAAGCCGGCGACCTGCTCAACATTGCCGTTCTCGATCACATCATCCTCGGCCACCGCAACACCAAACGCGACCTGGACTTTGTGAGCTTGAAAGAAATGGGATTGATGTGA
- the proS gene encoding proline--tRNA ligase — MSQPNTPKPADTNSVTPRAQDYAQWYLDVIKRGDLAEHSPVRGCMVIKPHGYAIWEKMQRELDDRFKATGHVNAYFPLFIPLSFLTKEEQHAAGFAKECAVVTHHRLKSINGEVVVDPESKLEEPLVIRPTSETIIWAQYKGWIQSYRDLPLLINQWANVVRWELRTRLFLRTTEFLWQEGHTAHATEAEAVEETARMLDVYADFAENVAAVPVIKGRKTPGERFAGALDTLCIEGLMQDGKALQMGTSHYLGQNFAKSSDVTFLSKEGKREYVYATSWGVSTRLVGALIMTHSDDNGLVLPPKLAPIHVVVIPIFKTDAEKALVLDEAVKVVAELKSQGLAIKLDDRDGIMPGAKYYEWEAKGVPLRIEIGPKDLEKGSLCLVRRFVLEKEGETEQELRKRRKTFVPRAEAIASIKLTLDTMQRELFERARVFRTKRSRVINTMEEFENYFAKDAGGFAWVHWAGTHDQEDEMAKRFETTIRCIPFPDQIPDEAKGEGKCILTGQPSPQRVVMARAY; from the coding sequence ATGAGTCAACCGAATACACCCAAGCCAGCTGACACCAACAGCGTCACCCCCCGCGCGCAAGACTATGCGCAATGGTATCTCGACGTTATCAAACGCGGCGACCTTGCCGAGCACTCGCCCGTGCGCGGTTGCATGGTCATCAAACCTCACGGTTACGCGATTTGGGAGAAGATGCAACGCGAGTTGGACGACCGCTTCAAGGCTACGGGGCATGTGAACGCTTATTTCCCGCTGTTCATTCCCCTCTCCTTCCTTACGAAGGAAGAGCAGCACGCGGCCGGCTTCGCAAAGGAATGTGCCGTTGTCACCCACCATCGCCTGAAGTCCATCAACGGCGAAGTGGTGGTCGATCCCGAATCGAAGCTGGAGGAGCCGCTCGTCATTCGTCCCACGAGTGAGACGATCATCTGGGCGCAATACAAAGGCTGGATCCAAAGTTACCGAGACCTGCCGCTCCTCATCAACCAGTGGGCCAACGTCGTCCGCTGGGAATTGCGTACCCGCTTGTTCCTCCGTACCACCGAATTTCTCTGGCAGGAGGGCCACACCGCCCATGCCACGGAAGCCGAGGCAGTGGAAGAGACCGCGCGCATGCTCGACGTGTACGCGGATTTTGCGGAGAACGTCGCCGCCGTCCCCGTCATCAAGGGGCGCAAAACGCCTGGCGAACGTTTCGCGGGCGCGCTGGACACGCTGTGCATCGAGGGCCTGATGCAGGACGGCAAAGCTCTCCAGATGGGCACGAGCCATTATCTCGGCCAGAATTTCGCCAAGAGCAGCGATGTGACCTTCCTCAGCAAGGAAGGCAAACGCGAATACGTATACGCCACGAGTTGGGGCGTCTCCACGCGCCTCGTCGGCGCGCTCATCATGACCCATTCCGATGACAACGGTCTGGTACTGCCGCCGAAGCTCGCCCCGATTCACGTCGTCGTGATCCCGATTTTCAAGACCGATGCGGAGAAAGCCCTCGTCCTCGACGAAGCCGTCAAGGTTGTCGCCGAGCTCAAGTCACAGGGGCTCGCCATCAAACTCGATGATCGCGATGGCATCATGCCCGGCGCAAAATACTACGAGTGGGAGGCCAAGGGCGTGCCGCTACGTATCGAGATCGGTCCGAAAGATTTGGAGAAAGGTAGCCTCTGCCTCGTTCGCCGGTTTGTATTGGAGAAAGAAGGCGAGACCGAGCAGGAACTTCGCAAGCGCCGCAAGACATTCGTCCCGCGCGCCGAAGCCATTGCCTCAATCAAACTCACACTCGACACGATGCAACGCGAGCTGTTCGAACGCGCCCGAGTCTTCCGCACCAAGCGGTCGCGGGTCATCAACACCATGGAAGAGTTTGAAAACTACTTCGCCAAGGACGCTGGCGGCTTTGCCTGGGTCCATTGGGCCGGCACTCATGACCAAGAAGATGAGATGGCCAAGCGTTTCGAAACCACCATCCGCTGCATCCCCTTCCCCGACCAGATTCCCGACGAAGCAAAAGGCGAAGGAAAATGCATCCTGACAGGTCAGCCGTCACCGCAACGTGTTGTCATGGCCCGGGCGTACTAG
- a CDS encoding peptidoglycan recognition family protein encodes MLWTKVNSSVVTGRPVLLALAVICFILGNVVGELDPSRDWEWIIIHHSATRMGSAEVFDAAHRSRGMINGLAYHFVIDNGTEGKADGFIETGPRWIKQMQGGHCRQAYINEHGIGICLVGNFSVDQPTSKQLDSLVLLIRGLQEQFHIPNDHIMGHGEVIGEFSECPGSQFPWEEFHKKLHEAGGTVSSVLTNNPGRDLQAQAHRP; translated from the coding sequence ATGTTGTGGACGAAAGTAAATAGTTCGGTGGTGACGGGCCGTCCAGTCCTGTTGGCGCTGGCGGTGATCTGCTTCATTCTGGGAAATGTGGTCGGCGAGCTGGATCCATCGCGTGATTGGGAATGGATCATCATTCACCATAGCGCCACGCGCATGGGTTCGGCGGAGGTGTTCGACGCGGCGCACCGCTCGCGCGGAATGATCAACGGCCTGGCCTACCACTTCGTCATCGACAATGGGACCGAAGGCAAGGCCGACGGCTTCATCGAAACCGGACCGCGTTGGATCAAACAGATGCAGGGCGGTCATTGCCGCCAGGCGTACATCAACGAGCACGGCATCGGCATTTGCCTCGTCGGAAATTTCTCAGTCGATCAACCCACGTCGAAGCAACTCGACTCGCTCGTGCTTCTCATCCGTGGCTTGCAGGAACAATTCCATATTCCGAACGACCATATTATGGGCCACGGTGAGGTGATCGGCGAATTCAGTGAATGCCCTGGTTCGCAATTCCCCTGGGAGGAATTCCATAAAAAGCTGCACGAAGCCGGTGGCACGGTTTCGTCCGTCCTGACGAACAACCCTGGCCGTGATTTACAGGCGCAAGCTCATCGTCCCTAA
- a CDS encoding aminotransferase class IV, with amino-acid sequence MQSNNYAYVNGRFVLEAEATVSIFDRGFLYGDGVFETMRVYGGKVFRLMEHVGRLVAGIDLLGIDLEETSQYLQGVCEEIVTRNRVVSGMTRLCVTRGLSNVGLSGKSAARPTIVAVAQERVFSTDATPLRVVVASTRIDAHSRLARVKSANRLPYVLAKLEAERCDADDAILLNAANHAVELTASNLFVYREGKLVTPPLTDGALPGITRSLVLMLAAQTGIDVQEASFTVEMACHAEEAFATNSLFEISPIAAIDNQLLSQRRITSRLQEAFREYVRDELLLP; translated from the coding sequence ATGCAATCAAACAATTACGCCTACGTTAACGGGCGCTTTGTACTTGAGGCCGAGGCCACTGTCTCGATCTTTGACCGCGGGTTCCTCTACGGCGACGGTGTGTTTGAAACGATGCGTGTGTATGGTGGGAAGGTTTTTCGTCTAATGGAGCACGTTGGTCGATTGGTTGCTGGTATCGATTTGCTTGGTATCGATTTGGAGGAAACTTCCCAGTACTTACAAGGGGTGTGCGAGGAGATCGTAACTCGCAACAGGGTCGTCAGTGGGATGACACGGCTCTGCGTTACTCGTGGTTTGAGCAACGTTGGTCTTTCCGGTAAGAGCGCGGCACGACCGACAATAGTGGCGGTTGCTCAAGAGAGGGTATTCTCCACCGACGCCACGCCATTGCGAGTTGTCGTTGCTAGCACGCGTATCGACGCGCATTCCCGCCTAGCGCGCGTGAAGTCTGCAAACCGATTGCCATACGTGCTGGCAAAGCTGGAAGCTGAACGGTGCGATGCGGACGATGCAATACTCCTCAACGCGGCCAACCACGCTGTTGAGTTGACTGCGAGTAACCTGTTTGTCTATCGGGAGGGCAAACTTGTTACGCCACCATTAACTGACGGAGCCCTGCCGGGCATCACTCGATCACTTGTTCTGATGCTGGCTGCCCAGACAGGGATCGACGTCCAAGAAGCCAGTTTCACCGTGGAAATGGCGTGTCACGCTGAAGAAGCGTTTGCTACGAATAGTCTTTTTGAAATCTCGCCGATTGCAGCGATTGATAATCAACTATTGAGCCAACGACGAATCACTAGTCGCTTGCAGGAAGCCTTTCGAGAATACGTACGGGACGAGTTATTGTTGCCCTAG
- the pabB gene encoding aminodeoxychorismate synthase component I yields MNQQPVARKQPWTEPRDRFAEFAAKPYAVWLDTATGATGYSILAAGPSKIVRSKGSQTDIITPTGTTHIEGNPFDILGEQLAPHYHGTSGDFPLGAAIGYFGYDLKNFVERLPAKAPDDIGLPDCWFGFYDNLLVFDHAKKEVWEVIGGSDSCRSSGRRPLTSSPSDHRSNFTRDSYRVAILRAKQYIAAGDIYQVNLSQRFQCGVDAAPTELYRALRESNPAPYCAYLDIGEAQILSSSPECFLNIHDRRVVTRPIKGTRPRGATIEEDTRIATELLASPKDNAELVMITDLERNDLGRVCEFGSVQVSELVRVETYATVHHLVSTVEGRLRSDVSPVDCVRACFPGGSITGAPKIRAMEIIDELEPHARGVYTGAIGFLGYNGLTHLNVAIRTVVQQGRELTFHAGGGIVADSEPDAEYDETLVKAQGILNAIKQLRLR; encoded by the coding sequence GTGAATCAACAACCCGTTGCCCGAAAACAACCGTGGACCGAGCCGCGCGACCGCTTCGCCGAGTTCGCGGCGAAACCGTATGCGGTCTGGCTCGATACCGCTACCGGCGCGACAGGTTACTCGATTCTTGCCGCTGGACCGTCGAAGATTGTCCGTTCGAAGGGAAGCCAGACTGACATCATTACGCCGACCGGCACCACGCACATCGAGGGTAATCCCTTCGATATCTTGGGCGAACAACTGGCGCCCCACTATCACGGCACCTCCGGTGACTTCCCTCTCGGCGCCGCCATTGGCTATTTCGGGTACGACCTTAAGAATTTCGTCGAGAGGCTTCCCGCAAAGGCTCCGGATGACATTGGCCTGCCGGATTGCTGGTTCGGTTTCTATGACAACCTACTCGTCTTCGACCATGCAAAGAAAGAGGTCTGGGAAGTCATCGGTGGGTCCGATTCTTGCCGATCGTCGGGGCGCAGACCGCTTACTTCATCGCCGAGTGACCATCGTTCCAATTTCACGCGCGACTCCTACCGCGTCGCAATTCTCCGCGCGAAACAATACATCGCTGCGGGTGACATCTATCAAGTCAACCTTTCGCAGCGGTTTCAGTGTGGAGTGGACGCCGCGCCGACGGAGCTTTACCGGGCACTTCGCGAATCGAATCCGGCGCCGTATTGTGCGTATCTCGACATCGGTGAGGCGCAGATTCTCTCCAGCTCGCCGGAGTGTTTCTTGAACATCCACGACCGGCGCGTGGTCACGCGTCCCATTAAGGGCACGCGTCCGCGCGGCGCAACGATTGAAGAAGATACGCGCATCGCCACCGAGTTGCTTGCTTCGCCAAAGGACAACGCCGAACTGGTGATGATCACGGACCTGGAGCGCAATGACCTTGGGCGTGTCTGCGAGTTTGGCAGCGTGCAGGTCAGTGAGTTGGTGCGTGTGGAAACTTACGCGACCGTGCACCATCTGGTCTCGACGGTCGAAGGGCGGTTGCGAAGCGATGTGAGCCCAGTCGATTGCGTGCGCGCGTGTTTTCCCGGCGGATCCATCACCGGCGCGCCGAAAATCCGCGCCATGGAAATCATTGACGAGTTGGAACCGCACGCGCGCGGGGTGTACACAGGGGCGATTGGTTTTCTCGGTTACAACGGTCTCACGCATCTGAACGTCGCCATTCGCACCGTGGTGCAGCAGGGCAGGGAATTGACATTTCACGCCGGTGGCGGCATCGTGGCCGACAGCGAGCCCGACGCCGAATACGACGAGACACTGGTGAAAGCGCAGGGAATCCTCAATGCAATCAAACAATTACGCCTACGTTAA
- a CDS encoding TonB C-terminal domain-containing protein, with product MSTIEKRFRRNFIVASIVHVAIIGGIVIFEGIFSSARSNVPATTELIIPADILGDQPTGPGSGRGNYTAPAPEPAAENTGAPAAPSAPAAKPAEPVAPKPAAAPPEAKDPNEILIPKKAATKEIKKPADTTAKKTVTTDKAADKTADKSTTTPKKTVADAKSSAKTGSTGPAVSADTIRKRFASALSSAEGGTPYGDNRPAGGGNGASKYGHPGSPDGAADGIAGGVGKGSQFWSYYMHVHDKMYEAWDQPGQAKSVDKKLVTTLILHVARDGRIEGVRLERPSGNKLMDDSVMTAAHSVPRLDPLPEGLGGDFAEISVNFRLEG from the coding sequence ATGAGCACGATTGAGAAACGGTTTCGCCGAAACTTCATTGTCGCGTCCATTGTTCACGTCGCGATAATCGGTGGGATTGTTATCTTTGAAGGGATCTTCAGCAGCGCCCGCTCCAACGTGCCCGCAACCACTGAATTGATCATACCCGCGGACATCCTCGGCGATCAGCCCACGGGACCGGGAAGCGGACGGGGCAACTACACTGCGCCAGCCCCAGAACCAGCTGCCGAGAACACCGGGGCCCCGGCCGCACCGAGCGCGCCAGCGGCCAAACCCGCAGAGCCTGTTGCGCCCAAACCGGCGGCAGCCCCACCGGAAGCAAAAGACCCAAATGAAATTCTGATTCCGAAGAAGGCTGCAACCAAGGAGATCAAAAAACCAGCGGACACCACCGCGAAGAAGACGGTGACGACCGACAAGGCAGCGGACAAAACTGCCGATAAGTCGACGACGACCCCGAAGAAGACGGTTGCGGACGCAAAGTCATCTGCCAAAACTGGCTCGACCGGCCCGGCGGTCAGCGCCGACACAATTCGCAAGCGGTTTGCGAGCGCGTTGTCTTCCGCAGAGGGCGGGACACCATATGGCGATAACAGGCCCGCTGGTGGTGGGAATGGCGCGTCGAAGTATGGGCATCCGGGTTCGCCTGATGGTGCGGCGGACGGGATTGCAGGCGGAGTTGGCAAGGGCTCTCAATTTTGGTCGTACTACATGCACGTGCACGACAAAATGTACGAAGCTTGGGATCAACCGGGACAAGCGAAAAGCGTGGATAAAAAACTGGTGACCACCCTGATCTTGCATGTCGCGCGCGATGGTCGAATTGAAGGGGTGCGCCTGGAACGTCCGTCGGGTAACAAATTGATGGACGACTCGGTTATGACTGCGGCGCACAGTGTGCCACGTTTGGATCCGCTGCCGGAAGGTTTGGGCGGCGACTTTGCTGAAATTTCGGTGAATTTCCGTTTGGAGGGGTAA
- a CDS encoding deoxyguanosinetriphosphate triphosphohydrolase yields the protein MPRDRVELEQLEYKLLAPYAQKAADSRGRAFPDPKHSLRTDFQRDRDRIIHSRAFRRLEYKTQVFLNGTGDHLRTRLTHTMEVAGISRGIARALQLNEDLAESIALAHDLGHSPFGHAGEEMLDKLMKDHGGFEHNLQSLRVVTELEEKYPNFNGLNLTWETREGLAKHYTQYDKPTRLEEFNFKSSSLEAQIANLADEVTYYSHDLDDGLDAGLITVEQLKEVEIWQATFTRVNREHPGMDQDRQCAFTIRELIEREVSDVIATSATNIAAAKVNSADEVRQLSKPLVSYSKELRKANQQLRDFLYKNLYFNPVAHKPHERAVAAMGELFRAYAANPRLMGESTQRRLEKVGLYRAICDYIAGMTDRFALEEYKRICQRSA from the coding sequence ATGCCACGCGATCGTGTCGAACTGGAACAACTCGAATACAAGCTTCTCGCCCCTTATGCGCAGAAGGCCGCCGACTCGCGCGGACGGGCGTTTCCCGACCCCAAGCACAGTCTGCGCACGGATTTTCAGCGGGACCGCGACCGCATCATCCACAGCCGCGCCTTCCGCCGGCTTGAATACAAGACGCAGGTCTTCCTCAACGGCACGGGTGACCACCTTCGAACGCGCCTGACGCACACGATGGAAGTGGCGGGCATCAGCCGCGGCATCGCCCGCGCGTTGCAACTCAATGAGGATTTGGCCGAGAGCATTGCGCTCGCGCATGACCTCGGTCATTCGCCGTTCGGTCACGCGGGCGAAGAGATGCTCGATAAACTGATGAAAGACCACGGAGGGTTCGAGCACAATCTGCAATCATTGCGCGTCGTGACGGAATTGGAAGAAAAGTACCCCAACTTCAACGGGCTGAATCTCACGTGGGAAACGCGCGAAGGTTTAGCGAAACATTATACGCAGTACGACAAGCCAACGCGGTTGGAGGAGTTCAACTTCAAATCGTCTTCGCTCGAAGCGCAGATCGCCAATCTCGCGGATGAAGTCACCTACTATTCGCACGACCTTGACGACGGCCTGGACGCGGGACTAATTACTGTCGAACAACTCAAAGAGGTTGAGATTTGGCAGGCTACGTTCACGCGAGTCAACCGTGAACACCCCGGCATGGACCAGGACCGGCAATGCGCGTTCACCATCCGCGAGTTGATTGAGCGCGAGGTATCAGACGTGATCGCCACGAGTGCCACCAACATCGCAGCGGCCAAAGTGAACAGCGCCGACGAAGTGCGCCAACTGAGCAAACCGCTGGTCAGCTATAGCAAGGAACTGAGGAAGGCCAACCAGCAATTGCGTGATTTTCTCTACAAGAATCTCTACTTCAACCCCGTGGCCCACAAGCCCCACGAACGCGCCGTCGCCGCCATGGGTGAACTCTTCCGCGCCTACGCTGCCAACCCACGCCTCATGGGCGAAAGCACCCAGCGCCGCCTGGAGAAGGTCGGCCTCTACCGCGCCATCTGCGACTACATTGCCGGCATGACAGACCGCTTCGCGCTGGAGGAGTACAAACGGATTTGCCAGCGGAGTGCGTGA